One part of the Gossypium raimondii isolate GPD5lz chromosome 1, ASM2569854v1, whole genome shotgun sequence genome encodes these proteins:
- the LOC105777250 gene encoding APO protein 1, chloroplastic, with protein sequence MLQTLSTASSLWNPSQRSACLEIVEFQRSQLSSLSPCPFYLKFGSKSVQKGRALVSGTFPYACQRPKQYPASKKPGEYPQNMDLPPVLPKKKKKPYPIPFKEIQKAARKDKKLAERGVEKPLQPPKNGLLVPELIPVAYEVLDAWKLLIEGLAQLLHVIPVYGCSDCSEVHVAHSGHNIQDCKGPRSSKRRGLHSWVKGSINDILIPIESYHLYDPFGRRIKHETRFDYDRIPAVVELCIQAGVDIPEYPSRRRTNPIRMIGKKIIDRGGYVEEPKPWRAVDPSSSSIIDLDTCGACERFPPPSPEDVPIIAQETMNAHETVQTGVTKLMKKYTVKACGYCSEVHVGPWGHNAKLCGEFKHQWRDGKHGWQDATVSEVFPPNYVWHVQDPKGPPMRSALKRYYGKAPAVVELCMQAGAQVPRRYKPMMRLDIIVPESEEASLVA encoded by the exons ATGCTCCAGACACTATCGACAGCGTCATCATtatggaatccatctcagagGA GTGCATGTTTAGAAATCGTGGAATTTCAGAGGTCTCAATTATCATCTCTGAGTCCGTGTCCTTTTTATTTGAAG TTTGGGAGCAAATCAGTTCAGAAAGGTAGAGCACTTGTTTCAGGAACTTTTCCATATGCCTGTCAGAGGCCTAAACAGTACCCTGCCAGCAAGAAGCCAGGGGAATATCCCCAAAATATGGATCTTCCACCAGTACTGcctaagaaaaagaagaaacctTATCCTATTCCTTTCAAAGAGATCCAGAAAGCTGCAAGGAAGGATAAGAAACTTGCTGAGAGGGGTGTAGAGAAGCCACTTCAGCCTCCTAAAAACGGATTACTTGTTCCTGAACTTATTCCTGTCGCATATGAGGTGTTAGATGCATGGAAACTTTTGATTGAAGGTCTTGCACAGCTTTTGCATGTCATTCCTGTTTACGGTTGCAG TGACTGCTCTGAAGTTCATGTGGCTCATAGTGGTCATAATATTCAGGATTGCAAAGGTCCAAGGAGCTCAAAGCGCCGTGGTTTACATTCATGGGTGAAAGGTTCCATCAATGACATTCTTATCCCCATAGAATCATATCACCTTTATGATCCTTTTGGCCGGCGCATCAAGCATGAAACACGGTTTGACTATGACAGGATTCCTGCTGTTGTAGAGCTATGCATCCAAGCCGGTGTGGACATCCCAGAGTACCCTTCACGACGAAGAACCAATCCCATCAGAATGATCGGAAAGAAAATAATCGATCGTGGCGGATACGTTGAGGAGCCTAAGCCATGGCGTGCAGTGGATCCATCCTCTTCCTCAATTATAGATCTTGACACATGTGGAGCTTGCGAGCGATTTCCACCTCCCTCACCCGAAGATGTACCCATCATTGCACAGGAAACAATGAATGCACATGAGACAGTTCAGACAGGTGTTACGAAGTTGATGAAGAAGTACACGGTGAAGGCATGTGGATATTGCTCGGAAGTCCATGTAGGGCCATGGGGTCACAATGCTAAACTTTGCGGAGAATTTAAGCACCAGTGGAGGGACGGGAAGCATGGTTGGCAGGATGCCACGGTCAGTGAAGTTTTCCCACCAAATTATGTGTGGCATGTTCAAGACCCAAAGGGACCTCCCATGAGAAGTGCATTGAAGAGATATTATGGCAAGGCTCCTGCTGTGGTTGAACTTTGCATGCAAGCTGGAGCTCAAGTACCTCGCAGATATAAACCTATGATGAGGCTTGACATTATAGTCCCTGAAAGTGAGGAGGCCAGCTTAGTTGCATGA
- the LOC105786676 gene encoding cytochrome b561 and DOMON domain-containing protein At5g47530-like: MASKSFSFAFLLLFFLCTFAAAEPCDNHRFRGGKNFASCIDLPSLNCSLHWNFHSLTQTVDVALRQNSVDQKTRWMSWAINPHSKGMVGSQALVAFQKDDGTMVTYTSPITSYATQLQKGDLSFPVNGVSSILEGNEMIMFATLALPANTTTVNHLWQEGPLVGNVPRMHPCKLVVDKTSSRNQWKVVHGILCTLGWGFLMPVGASIARHGKQWPGTAWFRAHVFSQCSAFLIGLAGGIIGVLLWLGALGARIGGGIHQYIGITLLGLGAIQGIVGYCRPHKEDKKRVYFNIFHCSLGYGTIGLSIANVFLGFHMVHLMIKTWPQVTYIAAISLLGTISLILEGVGCWRRTTVRREIAAEETL; this comes from the exons ATGGCTTCTAAATCCTTCTCCTTTGCCTTCCTTCTGCTCTTTTTCTTGTGCACCTTCGCCGCCGCTGAACCTTGCGACAACCACCGATTTCGTGGAGGCAAAAACTTTGCCTCGTGCATCGACTTACCCTCCTTGAATTGCTCACTTCATTGGAACTTCCATTCATTGACTCAAACCGTCGATGTTGCCTTGAGGCAAAACAGTGTTGATCAAAAAACAAGATGGATGTCATGGGCTATTAATCCTCACTCGAAAGGTATGGTGGGTTCACAAGCTTTGGTTGCCTTTCAAAAAGATGATGGAACCATGGTAACTTATACTTCACCTATAACAAGCTACGCAACTCAGCTTCAAAAGGGTGACCTTAGTTTCCCCGTTAATGGAGTTTCCTCGATTCTTGAAGGTAACGAGATGATCATGTTTGCAACTTTGGCATTGCCTGCAAACACTACAACCGTGAACCACCTTTGGCAAGAAGGACCCTTAGTTGGAAATGTCCCTAGGATGCACCCTT GCAAGCTTGTTGTAGACAAAACAAGTTCAAGAAACCAATGGAAGGTAGTTCATGGAATTTTATGCACATTAGGATGGGGTTTTCTAATGCCTGTTGGAGCTTCAATAGCAAGGCATGGGAAGCAATGGCCAGGCACTGCTTGGTTTCGTGCTCATGTTTTTTCTCAATGCTCGGCTTTTTTGATAGGTTTGGCTGGTGGGATCATTGGTGTTTTGCTTTGGCTTGGGGCACTTGGAGCTAGAATTGGAGGAGGAATCCATCAATATATAGGGATTACCCTTCTTGGTCTCGGTGCAATTCAAGGGATCGTAGGGTATTGCAGGCCACATAAAGAAGATAAGAAGAGAGTCTACTTCAATATTTTTCATTGCTCATTGGGATATGGTACCATTGGCTTAAGCATTGCGAATGTATTCTTGGGGTTTCATATGGTACATTTGATGATCAAGACTTGGCCTCAAGTGACATACATTGCTGCAATCTCATTGCTGGGAACCATTAGTCTTATTTTAGAAGGAGTCGGTTGTTGGAGGAGGACCACCGTGCGACGTGAAATAGCCGCCGAGGAAACACTTTAA